The following proteins come from a genomic window of Elgaria multicarinata webbii isolate HBS135686 ecotype San Diego chromosome 10, rElgMul1.1.pri, whole genome shotgun sequence:
- the NOP56 gene encoding nucleolar protein 56 — protein sequence MVLLHVLFEHAAGYALFALKQVEEVGLLLPQVEESVLNLGKFLSVIKLVAFSPFKSAQSALENINAISEGILHEDLRLLLETNLPAKKKKVLVGVSDAKIGAAIQEELGYQCQTGGVVAEIARGIRLHFHSLVKGLTAQSASKAQLGLGHSYSRAKVKFNVNRVDNMIIQSISLLDQLDKDINTFSMRVREWYGYHFPELIKIVSDNYTYCRLAKLIGNRKELSEESLEGLEEVVMDGAKAQAILEASRSSMGMDISPIDLINIESFSSRVISLSEYRKGLQEYLRSKMSQVAPSLSALIGEVVGARLISHAGSLTNLAKYPASTVQILGAEKALFRALKTRGNTPKYGLIFHSTFIGRAAAKNKGRISRYLANKCTIASRIDCFSEVPTCVFGDKLREQVEERLAFYETGEPPRKNLDVMKEAVVEATEAAAEIKKKLEKKEKKKRKREKKRLEALAAAEQMENSVLETTAEENEDEPKKKKKRKRQEVEEEESEPAENGLDQEEASPKKKKKKKLAVLETPQQKVKRTKKKKARMEEEDDDDED from the exons GTGGAGGAGAGCGTGCTGAACCTGGGCAAGTTCCTCTCCGTGATCAAACTCGTGGCCTTTTCCCCATTCAAGTCTGCCCAAAGTGCCTTGGAGAACATCAACGCCATTTCCGAAG GGATCCTCCATGAGGATCTTCGTCTCCTGCTAGAGACTAACCTGCCGGCGAAAAAGAAGAAAGTCCTTGTAGGGGTCAGCGATGCCAAAATTGGGGCTGCCATCCAGGAAGAGCTGGGCTACCAATGCCAGACCGGGGGAGTGGTTGCTGAGATCGCCCGAG gtATCCGGCTGCACTTCCACAGTCTGGTTAAGGGCCTGACGGCACAGTCCGCCTCCAAGGCCCAGCTGGGGCTCGGGCACAGCTACTCCCGAGCCAAAGTGAAGTTCAATGTGAACCGGGTGGACAACATGATCATACAGTCCATCAGCCTCTTGGACCAGCTGGACAAAGACATCAACACCTTCTCCATGCGCGTCCG cGAGTGGTACGGCTATCACTTCCCAGAACTGATCAAGATCGTGAGCGACAACTACACCTACTGCCGCCTGGCCAAGCTCATCGGGAACCGGAAGGAGCTGAGCGAGGAGAGCTTGGAGGGGTTGGAGGAAGTCGTCATGGACGGGGCCAAGGCTCAGGCGATCCTGGAGGCCTCCCGCTCCTCCATGG GGATGGATATCTCTCCCATCGACCTCATCAACATCGAGAGCTTCTCCAGTCGCGTCATTTCTCTCTCCGAGTACCGCAAAGGCCTACAGGAGTATCTCCGCTCCAAGATGAGCCAGGTGGCTCCCAGCCTCTCAGCCCTGATTGGAGAAGTG GTTGGCGCCCGCCTGATCTCTCACGCTGGCAGCCTCACCAATCTGGCCAAGTATCCAGCCTCGACAGTGCAGATCCTGGgcgcggagaaggccctcttcag GGCCTTGAAGACCCGAGGCAACACTCCCAAATATGGCCTGATATTCCACTCTACTTTCATTGGGcgggcagctgccaagaacaaGGGGCGCATCTCCCGCTACCTGGCCAACAAGTGCACCATCGCGTCCCGCATTGACTGCTTCTCAG AGGTCCCCACGTGTGTCTTCGGAGACAAACTGCGAGAGCAGGTAGAGGAGCGCCTGGCCTTCTACGAGACTGGGGAGCCCCCTCGCAAGAACCTGGACGTCATGAAGGAGGCTGTTGTGGAG GCCACAGAAGCGGCTGCTGAAATCAAAAAGAAgttggagaagaaggagaagaaaaaacggAAGCGTGAGAAGAAGCGGCTGGAGGCGTTGGCAGCTGCAGAACAGATGGAGAACTCTGTGCTTGAGACTACGGCAGAG GAAAATGAGGATGAgcccaaaaagaagaaaaagagaaagcgcCAAGAAGTGGAGGAAGAAGAGTCCGAGCCAGCCGAGAACGGCCTGGACCAAGAAGAAGCCtccccaaagaagaagaagaagaagaaactggcTGTGCTGGAGACGCCCCAACAAAAGGTGAAacggacaaaaaagaaaaaggccagaATGGAGGAAGAGGATGACGACGATGAGGACTAg